From the genome of Microcoleus sp. FACHB-672:
GCCCTACGATGATCTACGGTTCGCACCGCGATCAAAACCTGCACAAGCTGATTGTTTTTTGTAAGCGCTATGGCTTTTTCCCTGTTTTTGGTTCTGGTAATTGTCTTCTGCAACCTGTCCATGCGGATGATTTAGCTCAAGGAATTCTTGCTGCCTACCAACGCCCAGAGATTGAAGGTGCTTACAACCTCTCCGGTGGTAGTGTCGTGGCATTTCGAGAACTTTTAGCGTTAGTTGCTAAACTGATTGGCAAGCCGGTTCGACAAATTTCCTTCCCACTTAACCTGGGTATATGGTTTGCGACAAGATTGGAAGGATTGCTAGGGCAGCGTTCGCCTGTGAGGCGTGAACAAATTCTTCGATTACAAGAAGATAAAGCGTATCCTCACGATGCTGCTCAACGGGATCTCAACTTTTTACCTCGAACTCTGGAAGTTGGACTGCAGCAGGAGCTAGAGTTACTGCGTAGCCAAGGAATTATTTGAGGATTCTCATGTACCTCATACTGGTATTGGCCAGTTTTCTAGTTAGCCTGCTGAGCGTTGCCCTGATTAAGCAACGCTTCAACCAACACCT
Proteins encoded in this window:
- a CDS encoding NAD-dependent epimerase/dehydratase family protein, with amino-acid sequence MQLLVTGATGLQGSLFLNHLATASPNTQVYCLVRPTSDLSTIKKLDLNLNFLIGDSSTVETWEQGLKQYSPATIIHIAGIRHIPAILESLKKAGQSPRLIVIGTTGIYSQYNHYSADYKDIETQLAEYPGSSCLLRPTMIYGSHRDQNLHKLIVFCKRYGFFPVFGSGNCLLQPVHADDLAQGILAAYQRPEIEGAYNLSGGSVVAFRELLALVAKLIGKPVRQISFPLNLGIWFATRLEGLLGQRSPVRREQILRLQEDKAYPHDAAQRDLNFLPRTLEVGLQQELELLRSQGII